In the genome of Hydractinia symbiolongicarpus strain clone_291-10 chromosome 5, HSymV2.1, whole genome shotgun sequence, one region contains:
- the LOC130645407 gene encoding uncharacterized protein LOC130645407 has product MDWAEDNFEFDFFLRIDDDHFLCLDRLLYELPFRPRERLYWGHLHCAPGVVRIDEGWVMLTEDLVRTFLKTKSTLQCSRFADQALAMWIYDLMRKKNILWYGDIRIFHHPPAATISEFKIRKELCHTYLSLHGSYPIDMRVFQLIQEREQHFYGHTYDVPPIIDVCPYERNNFNWKWFDPNYYTEPKPCKQNPIWSNGGELFIGRSIDIRYKIMEQKAQENRWRTMHNTTKIQDMAKKI; this is encoded by the exons ATGGACTGGGCAGAGGATAATTTCGAGTTTGATTTCTTCTTGCGGATCGACGATGATCATTTTTTATGTCTTGATCGATTGTTGTACGAATTACCGTTTAGACCAAGAGAGCGATTATACTGGGGGCACTTACATTGCGCACCAG GAGTGGTTAGGATTGACGAAGGTTGGGTGATGTTAACTGAAGATCTAGtacgaacttttttaaaaacaaaatcaacttTGCAATGTAGTAGATTTGCAGATCAAGCATTAGCAATGTGGATATACGATTTAATGAGGAAAAAAAATATCCTATGGTATGGCGACATCAGGATATTTCACCATCCACCTGCAGCAACTATATCTGAATTCAAGATAAGAAAAGAACTATGTCACACCTACTTGAGTTTACACGGTAGCTACCCAATTGATATGAGAGTATTTCAGTTGATACAAGAACGGGAGCAGCATTTCTACGGACATACATACGATGTCCCGCCTATTATTGATGTATGCCCTTATGAAAGGAACAACTTTAACTGGAAATGGTTTGACCCGAACTATTATACGGAACCAAAACCATGTAAACAAAATCCAATTTGGAGCAACGGAGGAGAGCTATTTATAGGTCGAAGTATTGATATCAGATACAAAATAATGGAACAAAAAGCTCAGGAAAACAGGTGGAGAACAATGCACAATACTACTAAAATTCAGGATATGGCAAAGaagatttaa
- the LOC130645409 gene encoding uncharacterized protein LOC130645409: MLVYFLLGACTILPILNNAVMGETYQRQSPGLWGRKRQPSVEADTLVQRSNDLALNKKQVEEGIWGRNVHSRISQQQREQLKGRSGSGLWGREISNNAELSLIEEKKSLENDRHMRMIKNILNLIKFYKDEGAWEMKKGVHAVKNSYLQADGSGLWG; encoded by the coding sequence ATGTTGGTATATTTCCTTCTTGGTGCATGTACCATTTTACCTATATTAAACAATGCAGTCATGGGAGAGACCTATCAACGACAATCACCTGGATTATGGGGACGAAAACGACAACCTTCCGTAGAGGCTGACACGTTGGTGCAACGAAGTAATGATCTTGCGTTGAATAAAAAACAAGTAGAAGAGGGAATATGGGGAAGAAATGTACACAGCAGGATATCACAACAGCAACGTGAACAACTCAAAGGAAGAAGCGGGTCGGGACTCTGGGGGAGAGAAATATCAAATAATGCTGAATTGAGTTTAATAGAAGAAAAGAAATCCTTAGAGAACGATCGTCACATGCGCATGATTAAAAACATcctaaatttaattaaattttacaaagATGAAGGAGCATGGGAGATGAAGAAAGGAGTGCATGCTGTTAAAAACAGTTATTTACAAGCAGATGGATCAGGACTTTGGGGTTAA
- the LOC130646055 gene encoding uncharacterized protein LOC130646055, with translation MVNCASCQRSFKVRVGKTKSTRCENCANFWREEEAKRQQNEREKKERENEVQIKELLLREKQMEMERQKVTIKETSRNGNIIELTCYYDQNTRNKITDLLAGARRALPCPPSSTPSDYQRRRLTNLLKSPEDGEFRRPRQLPSIDGLVRSRIAQRYKLEEDAGSSAGSGMSVD, from the exons ATGGTAAATTGTGCGTCTTGTCAGAGATCGTTCAAGGTAAGGGTTGGAAAGACGAAATCAACGCGTTGCGAAAA TTGTGCTAACTTTTGGCGCGAAGAAGAAGCAAAAAGACAACAAAATGAGAGAGAgaagaaagaaagagaaaatgAAGTACAAATAAAAGAATTATTATTAAGAGAAAAACAGATGGAAATGGAAAGACAAAAAGTAACAATAAAAGAAACATCAAGGAATGGAAATATTATAGAGCTGACTTGTTATTATGATCAAAACACAAGGAATAAAATAACAGATCTTTTAGCTG GTGCCAGGCGTGCTCTTCCTTGTCCACCATCATCAACACCTTCAGATTATCAACGTAGGAGATTAACGAACTTATTAAAATCTCCTGAAGATGGAGAATTCCGTCGTCCACGACAACTCCCTTCTATAGATGGTTTAGTTAGAAGTAGAATCGCACAGAGGTATAAGCTTGAAGAAGACGCCGGATCGTCGGCCGGAAGTGGAATGTCGGTGGATTAG
- the LOC130645406 gene encoding ciliary-associated calcium-binding coiled-coil protein 1-like isoform X3 → MDETATHETSLKIGALIDCYFNIYMFSNEELLSDEELLAFLKVQTTLLKNCENDMDLEQNLHCFREVLKTDENDTGLFEARNLKKIIDYMLLSFFQHYQLYRMMLTQNQEVKEITKEVLIDIVPTVQLFPPPLEESISKEWYDLYVNPVCEEVPGCNEEDHMNSDENVEQASNETEMESTANFVLSHLDKDEMKELITKVAQEKLTAAKLELEKKISEKETLLLKSLNKLQMK, encoded by the exons ATGGATGAGACTGCTACTCATGAAACATCTCTCAAAATTGGAGCATTGATTGATTgttattttaacatatacat gtTTTCTAATGAGGAATTGTTATCGGATGAAGAATTACTCGCTTTTCTAAAGGTTCAAACGACCCTTcttaaaaattgtgaaaatgatATGGATTTGGAGCAGAATCTTCATTGTTTTCGGGAAGTATTAAAGACAGATGAAAACGACACGGGTTTGTTTGAGGcaagaaatttaaagaaaataatagatTATATGTTATTAAG CTTTTTTCAACATTACCAACTTTACCGTATGATGCTCACACAAAACCAAGAAGTGAAAGAAATAACTAAAGAG GTTTTAATAGATATCGTTCCAACCGTTCAACTTTTCCCTCCTCCATTGGAAGAATCGATTAGTAAAGAATGGTATGATTTGTATGTTAATCCCGTCTGCGAAGAAGTGCCTGGATGC AATGAGGAGGATCACATGAACAGTGACGAAAATGTTGAACAAGCATCAAATGAAACAGAAATGGAATCAACAGCTAACTTTGTTTTGTCTCACCTCGATAAAGACGAAATGAAAGAGCTTATAACGAAAGTTGCACAAGAGAAGCTGACAGCAGCGAAG TTGGAATTGGAAAAGAAGATCAGTGAGAAAGAAACGTTGCTGTTAAAATCACTCAACAAGCTGCAAATGAAATAG
- the LOC130645406 gene encoding ciliary-associated calcium-binding coiled-coil protein 1-like isoform X1, with amino-acid sequence MMVWNQFIETDETELVRLREYTAVELEVYVMTVMKLAILMDETATHETSLKIGALIDCYFNIYMFSNEELLSDEELLAFLKVQTTLLKNCENDMDLEQNLHCFREVLKTDENDTGLFEARNLKKIIDYMLLSFFQHYQLYRMMLTQNQEVKEITKEVLIDIVPTVQLFPPPLEESISKEWYDLYVNPVCEEVPGCNEEDHMNSDENVEQASNETEMESTANFVLSHLDKDEMKELITKVAQEKLTAAKLELEKKISEKETLLLKSLNKLQMK; translated from the exons ATGATGGTTTGGAATCAATTTATAGAAACTGACGAAACTGAGCTTGTGAGATTGAGGGAATATACTGCAGTGGAACTAGAAGTGTATGTTATGACTGTAAT GAAACTTGCAATTCTGATGGATGAGACTGCTACTCATGAAACATCTCTCAAAATTGGAGCATTGATTGATTgttattttaacatatacat gtTTTCTAATGAGGAATTGTTATCGGATGAAGAATTACTCGCTTTTCTAAAGGTTCAAACGACCCTTcttaaaaattgtgaaaatgatATGGATTTGGAGCAGAATCTTCATTGTTTTCGGGAAGTATTAAAGACAGATGAAAACGACACGGGTTTGTTTGAGGcaagaaatttaaagaaaataatagatTATATGTTATTAAG CTTTTTTCAACATTACCAACTTTACCGTATGATGCTCACACAAAACCAAGAAGTGAAAGAAATAACTAAAGAG GTTTTAATAGATATCGTTCCAACCGTTCAACTTTTCCCTCCTCCATTGGAAGAATCGATTAGTAAAGAATGGTATGATTTGTATGTTAATCCCGTCTGCGAAGAAGTGCCTGGATGC AATGAGGAGGATCACATGAACAGTGACGAAAATGTTGAACAAGCATCAAATGAAACAGAAATGGAATCAACAGCTAACTTTGTTTTGTCTCACCTCGATAAAGACGAAATGAAAGAGCTTATAACGAAAGTTGCACAAGAGAAGCTGACAGCAGCGAAG TTGGAATTGGAAAAGAAGATCAGTGAGAAAGAAACGTTGCTGTTAAAATCACTCAACAAGCTGCAAATGAAATAG
- the LOC130645406 gene encoding ciliary-associated calcium-binding coiled-coil protein 1-like isoform X2 has translation MMVWNQFIETDETELVRLREYTAVELEVKLAILMDETATHETSLKIGALIDCYFNIYMFSNEELLSDEELLAFLKVQTTLLKNCENDMDLEQNLHCFREVLKTDENDTGLFEARNLKKIIDYMLLSFFQHYQLYRMMLTQNQEVKEITKEVLIDIVPTVQLFPPPLEESISKEWYDLYVNPVCEEVPGCNEEDHMNSDENVEQASNETEMESTANFVLSHLDKDEMKELITKVAQEKLTAAKLELEKKISEKETLLLKSLNKLQMK, from the exons ATGATGGTTTGGAATCAATTTATAGAAACTGACGAAACTGAGCTTGTGAGATTGAGGGAATATACTGCAGTGGAACTAGAAGT GAAACTTGCAATTCTGATGGATGAGACTGCTACTCATGAAACATCTCTCAAAATTGGAGCATTGATTGATTgttattttaacatatacat gtTTTCTAATGAGGAATTGTTATCGGATGAAGAATTACTCGCTTTTCTAAAGGTTCAAACGACCCTTcttaaaaattgtgaaaatgatATGGATTTGGAGCAGAATCTTCATTGTTTTCGGGAAGTATTAAAGACAGATGAAAACGACACGGGTTTGTTTGAGGcaagaaatttaaagaaaataatagatTATATGTTATTAAG CTTTTTTCAACATTACCAACTTTACCGTATGATGCTCACACAAAACCAAGAAGTGAAAGAAATAACTAAAGAG GTTTTAATAGATATCGTTCCAACCGTTCAACTTTTCCCTCCTCCATTGGAAGAATCGATTAGTAAAGAATGGTATGATTTGTATGTTAATCCCGTCTGCGAAGAAGTGCCTGGATGC AATGAGGAGGATCACATGAACAGTGACGAAAATGTTGAACAAGCATCAAATGAAACAGAAATGGAATCAACAGCTAACTTTGTTTTGTCTCACCTCGATAAAGACGAAATGAAAGAGCTTATAACGAAAGTTGCACAAGAGAAGCTGACAGCAGCGAAG TTGGAATTGGAAAAGAAGATCAGTGAGAAAGAAACGTTGCTGTTAAAATCACTCAACAAGCTGCAAATGAAATAG